The following coding sequences are from one Diprion similis isolate iyDipSimi1 chromosome 9, iyDipSimi1.1, whole genome shotgun sequence window:
- the LOC124410334 gene encoding 28S ribosomal protein S21, mitochondrial, which yields MGIRHAPFIARTVFVRNNNVEEACSVLNRIMGRDGLFEQFRRMRFYEKPCQTRRRINFEKCKAIYNEDMDRKIKFVMRKNRVEPFPGCS from the coding sequence ATGGGTATTCGGCACGCTCCATTCATCGCCCGGACGGTATTCGTCCGCAACAACAACGTCGAGGAGGCCTGCAGCGTTCTGAATAGAATAATGGGGCGAGACGGTTTGTTCGAGCAATTCAGACGCATGAGATTTTACGAGAAACCCTGTCAGACACGGAGGCGCATTAACTTCGAAAAATGTAAAGCCATTTACAACGAGGATATGGACCGAAAGATAAAGTTCGTCATGAGGAAAAACAGAGTAGAACCGTTTCCAGGGTGCAGTTAA